In Acipenser ruthenus chromosome 6, fAciRut3.2 maternal haplotype, whole genome shotgun sequence, the following proteins share a genomic window:
- the gprc6a gene encoding G-protein coupled receptor family C group 6 member A: MDMYQCLPCDHHTEWSLPGDAECSKKELEYFMLSDFFAIALLSFAAIGVALVCVIVVIFIRYRKTPVVKASGGAICYVILLCLFCNFVCSVFFVGEPRNIICQVRQVLYGLSFACCVSCILVKSFKILLAFNFNPYVQAVLRKLYHPVAIIIGSTGIQVLICTLWLILNEPHEERVPYERTILLQCNEGSYMAFGVMLGYIALLAVVCFVCAFKIRKLPENYNEAKFITFGMLVYFISWVIFVPIYVTSTGKYVQAIQLVVILISSYGILICQFFPKCYVILFKKEHNTKDAFLKNVYEYSAKTANNIALPNGLPPDSKPTAKEEDSAFCKTKPGFLADETSLQVRANYIQHESYRRILDNTFPRKRVASV, translated from the exons ATGG ATATGTATCAGTGTCTACCCTGTGATCACCATACAGAGTGGTCCCTTCCTGGAGATGCAGAGTGCAGCAAAAAAGAACTGGAATACTTTATGCTGAGTGACTTCTTTGCAATTGCACTGCTTAGTTTTGCAGCTATTGGAGTCGCCCTTGTATGTGTAATTGTAGTTATTTTCATTAGGTATAGGAAAACCCCAGTTGTCAAAGCATCAGGTGGGGCCATCTGTTACGTGATTCTGCTCTGCTTGTTTTGTAATTTTGTCTGTTCTGTCTTTTTTGTAGGGGAGCCACGTAATATAATTTGCCAAGTCAGACAGGTCCTCTATGGCTTGAGTTTCGCATGTTGTGTCTCATGTATTTTAGTtaaatctttcaaaatactgctagCGTTTAACTTTAACCCTTATGTACAGGCAGTTTTGAGGAAACTGTATCATCCAGTTGCTATCATCATAGGCAGCACTGGAATTCAAGTATTAATCTGTACACTTTGGTTAATTTTAAACGAGCCACATGAAGAAAGAGTGCCATATGAAAGAACCATTTTGCTCCAGTGTAATGAAGGGTCGTATATGGCGTTTGGAGTGATGCTTGGGTACATAGCTTTGCTCGCTGTGGTGTGTTTTGTATGCGCGTTCAAGATCAGAAAGTTGCCTGAAAACTACAATGAAGCCAAATTTATCACTTTTGGTatgcttgtttattttatatcTTGGGTCATCTTTGTTCCAATATATGTCACATCAACAGGGAAATACGTCCAGGCCATCCAACTGGTGGTTATTTTGATTTCAAGTTATGGAATACTGATCTGCCAGTTCTTCCCAAAGTGTTATGTGATTCTCTTTAAAAAGGAACACAACACAAAGGATGCCTTTTTAAAGAATGTGTATGAATATTCAGCAAAAACTGCAAACAACATAGCGCTACCAAATGGTCTACCTCCAGATTCAAAACCTACAGCTAAGGAAGAGGATTCAGCATTCTGCAAAACCAAACCAGGGTTTTTAGCTGATGAAACCTCTCTTCAAGTGAGAGCAAATTATATCCAACATGAAAGCTATAGAAGGATACTGGACAATACATTCCCAAGGAAAAGAGTTGCAAGTGTGTGA
- the LOC117410586 gene encoding matrix metalloproteinase-9-like gives MVFPIFGILLFFSAVQGQLYPTGPPATTGGNANGAMCVFPFVYRGNTYEYCTTDNWWPSHPWCATVSNYDIEPVWGYCPTSVPEILGSECVFPFIYKEESYFSCTDKDSDRPWCSLTDNYDVDEQWSYCDGYDTPE, from the exons ATGGTTTTTCCAATATTTGGGATCCTCCTGTTTTTCAGTGCAGTACAAG GGCAACTCTATCCTACTGGACCGCCTGCTACCACTGGTGGGAATGCTAACGGTGCAATGTGTGTCTTTCCTTTTGTGTATCGTGGAAATACTTATGAGTACTGCACCACTGATAACTGGTGGCCAAGTCACCCTTGGTGTGCTACAGTCAGCAATTACGATATAGAGCCTGTCTGGGGATATTGCCCGACTTCAG tCCCTGAAATTCTTGGATCTGAGTGCGTCTTCCCATTTATCTACAAGGAAGAATCATATTTCTCATGTACAGACAAAGATTCGGACAGACCCTGGTGTTCATTAACTGATAATTATGATGTGGATGAACAGTGGAGCTACTGTGATGGTTATG ACACTCCTGAATGA